TGCGGACAGGAATGGACTCGAGCCGAAGAGGACCACCAGGAGCCTCGCAGCTTCGGGGTTGGCGGCGAGCATGGAGTAGTAGGAGGCCCTCGCTCCCACCCGGCTGATGAAGCGCTCCAGGTTCACGAGCACGGCGTCGGGGTCCGAAACAGCCCCCATGTGGGCCAGGAGGACGGGCGCTATCTGTCGCAGCAGGTTCCGGCAGGTGTCGGAAAAGTGGCCGTAGGGCGGTCCGTCCCGGAGCAGGACCAGGTTGTCGTAGGCGGATTCGGGATCCTTGAAGCCGGCGGCGGCGAGCTTTTCGACCGCCTTTTCCCTGCTGAGTTCCTCGTCCAGCAGATCGTCGTGCTCCGGCGCCCCTTCGGGTACCGGGACACTCTCCCTGTGAAACAGCCGGTTGAACTGTTCGGCCACCTGGCCGGTCAACGAATCGAAGGTTTCCAGGAACCGCGCCGTGTCCGGGGACCCGTCGCCAACGAACCCCATGCTCCACACCAGTTTTACAAGGTCCTCATCGCTTCTGGGCAGCAACTGTGTCTGACGTTCCTCAACCAGCTGGATGCGGTGCTCGACATTGCGCAGGAAGGTGTAGGCCTCGCGGAGGGCCTCCGCGTCACGCTCGGTGATGAACCCGTTCTCCATGAGCCGGTCCAGGGCCCTTAAACTGTTTCGCTCCCGTACCGCGGAGGTCCTCCCCCCGTGGATGAGCTGGAGGGTCTGGATGATAAACTCGATCTCCCGGATCCCCCCCCGGCCCAGCTTGACGTCCCTGACGCCCCTGGCATCTTCCCTGGTGTGCCGGTCGATCCGGTCTTTCAGGAGACCGATCTCCTCCAGGGTATCGTAGTCGAGATGCCGGCGGTAAATAAACGGCCCCATGTGCTCGAGAAACTCCTCCCCTACCCGTCGTTCCCCCCCCACGGGCCTTGCCTTGAGCAGGGCAAGCCGGTCCACCGTGCGTCCCCATGACTGGTAGTAGACGTCCAGGCTCGGGATGGAGTAGGCGATCTCTCCCGAATCGCCCTCGGGACGCAGCCGCAGGTCCACCCGGAACACGATCCCGGAGGAGGTGCGCTCGTTGAGCAGTTTCGTGACGATCTCCCCCATCCGGACGAAGAACCGGTGGTTCTCGATGGCATCCCGGTACCCTCCCGAAGGGGCAGGGCGCCCCGTTGTCATCCCCACGTGGGAACTGTAGAGGTAGTAAAGGTCGATGTCCGAGCTGTAGTTGAGTTCCTCCCCCCCCAGCTTCCCCATGCCCAGAACGGAAAACCGGCAAGGCCGGTTGAGTCCCTCGGCCGTGGTGTGGATGGGAACACCGTGTTTTTCCTTGAGTTCCCGGTAAGCCGACTCCACCGCGATGTCGATGGAGGCTTCGGCCAGGTGGGAGATGTCCGAGATCGTCTCTCCAAGGGTCGCCGATCCGAGAAGGTCCCGGACCCCGATACGCAGCATCTCCCGGTACTTGTTGGCCCGGAGCAGCTCGGCCGTCTCTTCCTGGTTCAGTTCGCGGTCCGAGGCCGTGAGAAGGTCCAGCCTCATGTCGGCCAGGCTCCGGCTGTCCGCAAGCCCCACTTCCCTCATGAGCCAGATATAGTCGGCGGGAGAACGCATGATCAGGGAGGAAAGAAAGTTGCTGTACCCGAGGATGACCATGAGGCAACGGATACCGTCAGGGTCCTCGAGGAGGGAATAGAAGTTGGGATCGTCGATCCCGGAAAGAAGACGGGCAGTCCTGTTCAGTGCCGAGCGGGGATCGGCTGTCTGGAGGGCGGCCTTCACCACCCACTGGCTGAATTCGGGCCCTGTGTGGAGCTTTCCCGAATACCCTGAGATGGAAGAGAGGACCGAGTCGAGTCCCCCGCTGTCCGGGATGCGGCCGCTTTCCCGGATCAGGCGAAGCAGCTTGTCGTTCGTCCCCCCCACGGCGTCAACCAGCGCCGACAACCATGGCGATGGCGTCCCCGTAAGGCGGGGTCAGGATTCCCATTTCGGTGACGATGGTGGTGACGAGCCGGGCGGGGGTCACGTCGAAAGCGGGGTTGAAGACCCGGATTTCCCGCGGAGCCCATCTCTCGGCCCCGTAGCCGGTGACCTCACCGGGCTCGCGCTTCTCAATGGTGATATGCTCCCCGGAGGCGGTCGCGAGGTCGATGGTGGAAAGGGGCGCCGCCACCACGAAGGGGATGTTGTGGTGTTTCGCCAGCACCGCCAGCGTGTAGGTTCCGATCTTGTT
The window above is part of the bacterium genome. Proteins encoded here:
- the glnE gene encoding bifunctional [glutamate--ammonia ligase]-adenylyl-L-tyrosine phosphorylase/[glutamate--ammonia-ligase] adenylyltransferase: MSALVDAVGGTNDKLLRLIRESGRIPDSGGLDSVLSSISGYSGKLHTGPEFSQWVVKAALQTADPRSALNRTARLLSGIDDPNFYSLLEDPDGIRCLMVILGYSNFLSSLIMRSPADYIWLMREVGLADSRSLADMRLDLLTASDRELNQEETAELLRANKYREMLRIGVRDLLGSATLGETISDISHLAEASIDIAVESAYRELKEKHGVPIHTTAEGLNRPCRFSVLGMGKLGGEELNYSSDIDLYYLYSSHVGMTTGRPAPSGGYRDAIENHRFFVRMGEIVTKLLNERTSSGIVFRVDLRLRPEGDSGEIAYSIPSLDVYYQSWGRTVDRLALLKARPVGGERRVGEEFLEHMGPFIYRRHLDYDTLEEIGLLKDRIDRHTREDARGVRDVKLGRGGIREIEFIIQTLQLIHGGRTSAVRERNSLRALDRLMENGFITERDAEALREAYTFLRNVEHRIQLVEERQTQLLPRSDEDLVKLVWSMGFVGDGSPDTARFLETFDSLTGQVAEQFNRLFHRESVPVPEGAPEHDDLLDEELSREKAVEKLAAAGFKDPESAYDNLVLLRDGPPYGHFSDTCRNLLRQIAPVLLAHMGAVSDPDAVLVNLERFISRVGARASYYSMLAANPEAARLLVVLFGSSPFLSALVIRQPDLLDVIVAGTDLAAVKPREEIVEEVRGLMVSSPSLEDELMVLRRYRNGEVLRLGLGDLLGVKELPVINAELTGLAEVLLDASWRIAVREAGGGEELSAGSFAVVAMGKAGGREMNYSSDLDMIFIYDGGAGDGIGGSREHYTRVAQRMITVLTSPTAEGVLYRIDMRLRPSGQAGPLVTTLEAFERYHREGAMVWEQQAMTKARWICGDDRFRERVENVIEELAFGRPLTSRGLEEIVRVRARMEEEIGQEAGGQHYDIKAGPGGLVDVEFAVQILQLTYGHAYPPLRTPTTMKALETLWKTGLVDENQYNVWHRAYRFFREVENGSQLYQDRSDPRVPKDEARALPMARRLGYEGAHGARRFLDEVVNTREKVRQEFNGIVAALREKLGDGA